In one Halomarina ordinaria genomic region, the following are encoded:
- a CDS encoding MFS transporter translates to MPTDTSRPRAVVWAVIACTFFVGFGGGVVFPVLPNLGRVLGISPVLVGLILSANRFVRMVANAPAGALVDRIGTRTPFIVGLAVEGVATLGYNVALASSLPEVWFLLARLAWGVGSALVFATAYTITADVSDAAARGTSMGLVRAGITFGFPTGLVLGGVVSDAYSVATAFALAAAFALVASGLAYLIIPETHAETTRTAVKPWSIDRSAPALTAGLVNFGLYFSYVGVLFATLVVLLDARGVTVLGYSAQGTSGFLMATTVLAGSVFMFVGGVLSDRLGARVPVLLAFLVLACSGFLVLAVADSLGRLLVGCLLIGAGQGGVGGPLMALLADLTPADRMGRATGTNNVLGDVGGGLGPIVSLPAVEAVGFPPVYAACAVVPLVAGLVLLGGIYRSTGQLNPRTEGASGP, encoded by the coding sequence ATGCCGACCGACACTTCCCGCCCGCGCGCCGTCGTCTGGGCGGTCATCGCCTGTACGTTCTTCGTGGGGTTCGGCGGCGGCGTCGTCTTCCCCGTCCTGCCGAACCTGGGGCGGGTCCTCGGCATCTCGCCGGTCCTCGTGGGGCTCATCCTCAGCGCGAACCGGTTCGTCCGGATGGTCGCGAACGCCCCGGCGGGGGCGCTCGTCGACCGAATCGGGACGCGCACGCCGTTCATCGTCGGCCTCGCCGTCGAGGGGGTGGCGACGCTCGGCTACAACGTCGCGCTCGCCTCCTCGCTCCCCGAGGTGTGGTTCCTCCTCGCGCGCCTCGCCTGGGGGGTCGGCAGCGCGCTCGTCTTCGCGACGGCCTACACCATCACGGCCGACGTCAGCGACGCCGCCGCCCGCGGGACGAGCATGGGGCTGGTGCGCGCGGGCATCACCTTCGGCTTCCCCACCGGCCTCGTCCTCGGCGGGGTCGTGAGCGACGCCTACAGCGTGGCGACGGCCTTCGCGCTCGCGGCCGCCTTCGCGCTCGTCGCCAGCGGCCTCGCGTACCTCATCATCCCCGAGACGCACGCCGAGACGACGCGCACGGCGGTCAAACCGTGGAGTATCGACCGGAGCGCGCCCGCGCTGACGGCGGGACTGGTCAACTTCGGGCTCTACTTCTCGTACGTCGGCGTCCTCTTCGCGACGCTCGTCGTCCTCCTCGACGCCCGCGGCGTGACCGTCCTCGGCTACTCGGCGCAGGGCACCTCCGGGTTCCTCATGGCGACGACCGTCCTCGCCGGCTCGGTCTTCATGTTCGTCGGCGGGGTGCTGAGCGACCGCCTCGGGGCGCGCGTCCCCGTCCTCCTCGCGTTCCTCGTCCTCGCCTGTTCGGGCTTCCTCGTCCTCGCGGTCGCCGACTCGCTCGGCCGTCTGCTGGTCGGCTGTCTCCTCATCGGCGCCGGCCAGGGCGGCGTCGGCGGCCCCCTGATGGCGCTGCTCGCCGACCTCACCCCCGCCGACCGGATGGGTCGGGCGACCGGGACGAACAACGTCCTCGGCGACGTCGGCGGCGGCCTGGGCCCCATCGTCTCGCTCCCCGCGGTGGAGGCCGTCGGCTTCCCCCCCGTCTACGCCGCCTGCGCGGTCGTCCCGCTCGTCGCCGGTCTCGTCCTCCTCGGGGGCATCTACCGCTCGACCGGCCAGCTCAACCCCCGGACGGAGGGGGCGTCGGGACCGTAG
- a CDS encoding cyclodeaminase/cyclohydrolase family protein yields the protein MGYDDRSIGGFLDLVASHRVTPAGGTGAAVGGAIGTALCEMVCLHTIGRDEYADVRDEMTALRTELETQREALLTLADRDAAVVDALLDADGDADRTAAAKRATGVPLAIGEACLTVLERATVLTKKGNRNAVPDAVTGAYLVHGALRASVFTVRTNTARLSDSAFAEEMETRAADIERSAERELDRLLANAEADRE from the coding sequence ATGGGCTACGACGACCGGTCGATCGGCGGCTTTCTCGACCTCGTGGCGTCTCACCGGGTGACCCCCGCGGGGGGGACGGGGGCGGCCGTCGGTGGCGCCATCGGGACGGCACTGTGCGAGATGGTGTGTCTGCACACCATCGGGCGGGACGAGTACGCGGACGTCCGTGACGAGATGACGGCGCTCCGAACGGAGCTGGAGACGCAGCGAGAGGCCCTGCTGACGCTCGCCGACAGGGACGCGGCGGTCGTCGACGCGCTGCTCGACGCCGACGGCGACGCGGACCGGACCGCGGCGGCGAAGCGGGCCACCGGGGTGCCGCTCGCTATCGGCGAAGCGTGTCTGACCGTCCTCGAACGGGCGACGGTGCTGACCAAGAAGGGGAACCGGAACGCCGTCCCCGACGCCGTGACCGGGGCGTACCTCGTGCACGGCGCGCTCCGCGCGTCGGTGTTCACCGTGCGGACCAACACGGCCCGGCTCTCGGACTCGGCGTTCGCCGAGGAGATGGAGACGCGGGCCGCCGACATCGAACGGTCGGCCGAGCGCGAACTCGACCGACTGCTCGCGAACGCCGAGGCCGACCGGGAGTGA
- a CDS encoding 3-keto-5-aminohexanoate cleavage protein yields MAPLVPEAVERGGHVRVGLEDAPLGSGRTNVELVEDARGRIADAGATLATADEVRREVSAANTGV; encoded by the coding sequence ATCGCACCGCTCGTCCCGGAAGCGGTCGAGCGAGGGGGACACGTTCGCGTCGGCCTCGAGGACGCACCGCTCGGCTCGGGACGGACCAACGTCGAGCTGGTCGAGGACGCCCGAGGACGGATAGCGGACGCGGGCGCGACGCTGGCGACGGCCGACGAGGTTCGGCGCGAGGTATCAGCGGCGAACACCGGTGTGTGA
- a CDS encoding AI-2E family transporter produces MRVEPEFVGDRSQVAWWALTLAVVAVFCYVVYSYLGAFVLGVFIYYATRPIYSRLGDRFPSRSLRAGLALLLIALPILLLIGYTVVLAARELGGLAAIDLSDYQTSLQPYLGDLAVSNPQELVTVLLENPQRLTDLATPSTVQDLLATAGGYAGLLASGLLQLFIALAVAFYLLRDDYKLAGWVRRGLADDDAALVAYGRAVDRDLKTVYFGNILNAFVVAVVAAISYNALNAVAPDPLSLSAVTFIALLAGAGSLVPVVGMKIVYIPVVVYLAGLAAITDPALLWYPLVFLLVSLAVIDGATEILLRPYISGRNLHVGLVLFAYILGPLVFGWYGLFLGPLVLVVGVHLARIVLPDLVHGVPVTPDAVGADPIPDLDGDEPLPSAVERVDDGSVASEGPREDPDGSGASGPDADERP; encoded by the coding sequence ATGAGAGTCGAGCCGGAGTTCGTCGGTGACCGTTCGCAGGTGGCGTGGTGGGCGCTCACCCTCGCGGTCGTGGCCGTGTTCTGTTACGTCGTCTACTCGTACCTCGGTGCGTTCGTCCTCGGGGTGTTCATCTACTACGCGACGCGCCCGATTTACTCGCGGCTGGGCGACCGCTTCCCCTCGCGGTCGCTCCGGGCGGGCCTCGCGCTGTTGCTCATCGCACTCCCGATACTGTTGCTCATCGGTTACACGGTAGTTCTCGCCGCCCGCGAACTGGGCGGTCTCGCCGCCATCGACCTGAGCGACTACCAGACGTCGCTCCAGCCGTACCTCGGCGACCTCGCGGTCAGCAACCCCCAGGAACTCGTCACCGTCCTGCTGGAGAACCCCCAGCGGCTCACGGACCTCGCCACGCCGAGCACCGTCCAGGACCTGCTGGCGACCGCCGGTGGCTACGCGGGCCTCCTCGCGTCGGGGCTCCTCCAGCTGTTCATCGCCCTCGCCGTCGCGTTCTACCTCCTGCGCGACGACTACAAGCTCGCGGGGTGGGTTCGCCGCGGCCTCGCGGACGACGACGCGGCGCTCGTCGCCTACGGCCGGGCGGTCGACCGCGACCTGAAGACCGTCTACTTCGGGAACATCCTCAACGCGTTCGTCGTCGCCGTCGTCGCCGCCATCTCCTACAACGCCCTCAACGCGGTCGCCCCCGACCCGCTCTCGCTCTCGGCGGTGACGTTCATCGCCCTGCTCGCGGGCGCGGGCAGTCTCGTCCCGGTCGTCGGGATGAAGATCGTCTACATCCCCGTCGTCGTCTATCTCGCGGGCCTCGCGGCCATCACCGACCCGGCGCTCCTCTGGTACCCGCTCGTCTTCCTGCTGGTGAGCCTCGCGGTCATCGACGGCGCGACCGAAATCCTGCTGCGGCCGTACATCTCCGGGCGGAACCTCCACGTGGGGCTGGTGCTGTTCGCGTACATCCTCGGCCCGCTCGTCTTCGGCTGGTACGGCCTGTTCCTCGGCCCGCTCGTCCTCGTGGTGGGCGTCCACCTCGCGCGCATCGTCCTGCCGGACCTGGTCCACGGCGTCCCCGTCACCCCCGACGCCGTCGGTGCGGACCCGATTCCCGACCTGGACGGCGACGAACCGCTCCCCAGCGCGGTCGAACGCGTCGACGACGGGTCGGTGGCGAGCGAGGGACCGCGCGAGGACCCCGACGGCTCGGGAGCGAGCGGCCCCGACGCGGACGAGCGGCCCTGA
- a CDS encoding acyl-CoA dehydrogenase family protein, with amino-acid sequence MTRFLDDGFRLSESQRLVQKSIREVCATFDREYWRECSTTGTYPHEFVDTLAEEGWMGALVPEEFGGAGMGTPETVVMMEEIAAGGGGFAAAQAVHGGIYNSVPLVKYGSEEMKEDLLPRVARGEASIQTFCLTEPNAGSDSTSIETFARREGDEWVVDGQKIWISRVDVSDYAVLVARTTPKADVEKRTRGISMFLVDLDDAVEQGALEFDVIEKSASEFVHSYQLYFDGLRLPESALIGEEGRGFYQVLDGLNEERLVIAAECLGLGHLAIERGVAYANEREVFGRPIGQNQAIQHPLAEAFARLQAAKQLTYAAAETSARDEEADLGAYANMAKFLAADAAFEAADAAVQTHGGFGVATEYDVDRYFREARLTRLVPITQQLVLNYVGERVLGLPRSY; translated from the coding sequence ATGACGCGATTTCTCGACGACGGCTTCAGGCTCTCCGAGAGTCAGCGCCTCGTCCAGAAGAGCATCCGGGAGGTCTGTGCGACCTTCGACCGCGAGTACTGGCGCGAGTGTTCGACGACCGGCACCTACCCCCACGAGTTCGTCGACACGCTCGCCGAGGAGGGGTGGATGGGTGCGCTCGTCCCCGAGGAGTTCGGCGGCGCAGGGATGGGCACCCCAGAGACGGTGGTCATGATGGAGGAGATAGCCGCGGGTGGCGGGGGGTTCGCCGCCGCACAGGCCGTCCACGGCGGCATCTACAACTCCGTCCCGCTGGTGAAGTACGGCAGCGAGGAGATGAAAGAGGACCTCCTTCCCCGCGTGGCGCGCGGCGAGGCGTCCATCCAGACGTTCTGTCTCACGGAACCGAACGCCGGGTCCGATTCGACGAGCATCGAGACGTTCGCGCGCCGGGAGGGCGACGAGTGGGTCGTCGATGGACAAAAGATCTGGATTTCGCGGGTCGACGTCAGCGACTACGCCGTCCTCGTCGCCCGCACCACACCCAAAGCGGACGTCGAGAAGCGGACGCGGGGTATCTCGATGTTCCTCGTCGACCTCGACGACGCCGTCGAGCAGGGTGCCCTCGAGTTCGACGTGATAGAGAAATCCGCCAGCGAGTTCGTCCACTCCTACCAGCTCTACTTCGACGGGCTTCGACTCCCCGAGTCGGCACTCATCGGCGAGGAGGGGCGGGGCTTCTACCAGGTGCTCGACGGGCTGAACGAGGAGCGTCTCGTCATCGCCGCCGAGTGTCTCGGACTCGGCCACCTCGCAATCGAGCGCGGGGTCGCCTACGCGAACGAGCGCGAGGTGTTCGGCCGACCCATCGGGCAGAACCAGGCCATCCAGCACCCGCTCGCCGAGGCGTTCGCCCGCCTGCAGGCGGCGAAACAGCTCACGTACGCCGCAGCGGAGACGAGCGCGCGCGACGAGGAGGCGGACCTGGGGGCGTACGCGAACATGGCGAAGTTCCTGGCGGCCGACGCGGCCTTTGAAGCTGCTGACGCTGCGGTCCAGACTCACGGCGGGTTCGGGGTGGCCACGGAGTACGACGTCGACCGCTACTTCCGGGAGGCGCGCCTGACCCGTCTCGTGCCCATCACCCAGCAACTCGTCCTCAACTACGTCGGCGAGCGCGTCCTCGGCCTCCCCCGCTCGTACTGA
- a CDS encoding Zn-ribbon domain-containing OB-fold protein has protein sequence MGAYLSVPTWWQRLDSRYRLVLGRCTECGAHTFPADGPCVECAAVDAFEEVEPEGTGEIVAHTVIENGAPPEFAGLLDAEGAIGAVLVELDEGARVPAMLTDCDPHEHGRGDRVEAVVRRIYEGEGVVRYGAKFRPL, from the coding sequence ATGGGGGCGTACCTCAGCGTCCCGACGTGGTGGCAGCGCCTCGACAGCCGCTACCGCCTCGTCCTCGGCCGGTGTACCGAGTGCGGCGCCCACACGTTCCCGGCCGACGGCCCGTGCGTCGAGTGCGCGGCCGTCGACGCCTTCGAGGAGGTCGAACCCGAGGGCACGGGGGAAATCGTCGCCCACACGGTCATCGAGAACGGCGCGCCGCCGGAGTTCGCCGGCCTGCTCGACGCGGAGGGGGCCATCGGCGCGGTGCTCGTCGAACTCGACGAGGGGGCGCGCGTCCCGGCGATGCTCACCGACTGCGACCCCCACGAACACGGCCGCGGCGACCGCGTCGAGGCCGTCGTCCGACGCATCTACGAGGGCGAGGGCGTCGTCCGCTACGGCGCGAAGTTCCGCCCGCTCTGA
- a CDS encoding MFS transporter, whose protein sequence is MDVFASVGREARALWGGGRGTSLVTIAVGWGMLNGTRMTFPVLLPYLRDAFDLGLAVAGLLVSVLWLGSAVGQLPGGIVADRYSERLVMSASTFAVAAALAVVAVAPTPVVLFAATGLVGLGQSLYPIARITSLSHIYPDRIGSALGVTMATGDLGQTVLPPVVGVLAGVLAWQAGLVALIPLFVATGVAIWVVLPVQDRSARSNGLPLAESARGVAVQLRRPNMAFMVFILFLYIFVWQSFTGLYPTYLVQEKGLSSAVVGVLFSLFFALGVVVKPLSGAAYDRVGMRWSLVLVLVGPTVGFALLPSVDGFWPLAAVTGLVSTMLGSGAVTQSFLSDAFPRELRGTGLGTVRTTAATLGATGPVLFGTVADAGYFDEGYLVLAALMAGTALLAFLSPRS, encoded by the coding sequence ATGGACGTGTTCGCATCGGTCGGACGGGAAGCCCGCGCGCTGTGGGGCGGCGGTCGGGGGACGTCGCTCGTGACCATCGCGGTCGGGTGGGGGATGCTCAACGGGACGCGGATGACCTTCCCCGTCCTGCTGCCGTACCTGCGCGACGCCTTCGACCTCGGCCTCGCCGTCGCGGGGTTGCTCGTCTCGGTGCTCTGGCTCGGGTCGGCCGTCGGCCAACTGCCGGGCGGTATCGTCGCGGACCGGTACAGCGAGCGCCTCGTCATGTCGGCGAGTACGTTCGCCGTCGCGGCCGCGCTCGCCGTCGTCGCCGTCGCCCCGACGCCGGTCGTCCTCTTCGCCGCCACCGGGCTGGTCGGCCTGGGCCAGTCGCTGTACCCCATCGCCCGCATCACGAGCCTCTCGCACATCTACCCCGACCGCATCGGGAGCGCCCTCGGCGTGACGATGGCGACGGGGGACCTGGGACAGACGGTGCTCCCGCCGGTCGTCGGCGTCCTCGCCGGCGTCCTCGCGTGGCAGGCCGGCCTCGTCGCGCTCATCCCCCTGTTCGTCGCGACGGGCGTCGCCATCTGGGTCGTCCTCCCCGTCCAGGACCGCTCGGCGCGCTCGAACGGCCTCCCGCTCGCCGAGAGCGCCCGCGGCGTCGCCGTCCAGCTCCGCCGGCCGAACATGGCGTTCATGGTGTTCATCCTCTTCCTGTACATCTTCGTCTGGCAGTCGTTCACCGGGCTGTACCCGACGTACCTCGTCCAGGAGAAGGGGCTCTCGTCGGCGGTCGTCGGCGTGCTGTTCAGCCTGTTCTTCGCGCTGGGCGTCGTCGTCAAACCGCTCTCGGGCGCCGCCTACGACCGCGTCGGGATGCGGTGGTCGCTCGTCCTCGTGCTCGTCGGGCCGACCGTCGGCTTCGCGCTCCTCCCCTCGGTCGACGGCTTCTGGCCGCTCGCCGCCGTCACCGGTCTCGTGAGCACGATGCTCGGCTCGGGCGCCGTCACGCAGTCGTTCCTCTCGGACGCCTTCCCGAGGGAACTCCGCGGAACGGGGCTCGGCACGGTCCGGACGACGGCGGCGACCCTCGGCGCCACGGGGCCCGTCCTCTTCGGGACCGTCGCCGACGCCGGCTACTTCGACGAGGGGTACCTGGTGCTGGCCGCGCTGATGGCGGGGACGGCCCTCCTCGCGTTCCTGAGCCCGCGGTCCTGA
- a CDS encoding IclR family transcriptional regulator, whose translation MARDGRTGGGSETVKSVDTTLALVEALMDLDGARVTTLAEEVGVSKSTVHKHLSTLSARDYVVRDGEAYRLGLRCLDVGGYARDRLPGATLVKAKVRELADETGEVAQFMAEERGLAVVLYREAGRNGVASRTRPGMRLPLHQVAAGKAILSRLPEARVVDIVEGRGLPRATEETITDPDALYAELEAVRERGIAFSYGESTRGLYSVATPLMAPDDDVLGACVVSGPSHRMSGDPMAREVPDLLLSVVNELELNIAHSGVA comes from the coding sequence ATGGCACGGGACGGGCGGACCGGCGGGGGGAGCGAGACGGTTAAGAGCGTCGACACGACGCTCGCGCTGGTCGAGGCGCTGATGGACCTCGACGGCGCGCGCGTGACGACGCTCGCGGAGGAAGTGGGCGTCTCGAAGAGCACCGTCCACAAGCACCTGAGCACGCTCTCGGCGCGCGACTACGTGGTCCGCGACGGGGAGGCGTATCGCCTCGGCCTGCGCTGTCTCGACGTCGGGGGGTACGCCCGGGACCGCCTGCCCGGCGCGACGCTCGTGAAGGCGAAGGTCCGGGAACTCGCGGACGAGACCGGCGAGGTGGCCCAGTTCATGGCCGAGGAACGCGGCCTCGCGGTCGTCCTCTACCGCGAGGCGGGACGCAACGGCGTCGCCAGCCGGACCCGCCCCGGGATGCGCCTCCCGCTCCACCAGGTCGCCGCCGGGAAGGCCATCCTCTCGCGGCTCCCCGAGGCGCGGGTCGTCGACATCGTCGAAGGACGTGGCCTCCCGCGAGCGACGGAGGAGACGATTACCGACCCCGACGCGCTGTACGCCGAACTCGAGGCGGTCCGCGAGCGCGGTATCGCGTTCAGTTACGGCGAGAGCACCAGAGGCCTGTACAGCGTCGCGACGCCGCTCATGGCCCCCGACGACGACGTCCTCGGTGCCTGCGTGGTTTCGGGCCCGAGCCACCGCATGTCCGGCGACCCGATGGCTCGCGAGGTCCCCGACCTCCTGCTGAGCGTCGTCAACGAACTCGAACTCAACATCGCCCACTCCGGCGTGGCGTGA
- a CDS encoding thiolase domain-containing protein, whose protein sequence is MRDVYVVGAAQSDFGAFPDESYRSLFKTAFDGAVDAVDGEFERDRIDEAYVGTLGVGGRQLGLSGPAVTEHVGLDGTSCTRVENACAASGVALRQAVLAVRAGVADVALAGGVEVMTDMSGEQTRYWLGVSGETEWERMAGTTFSGVYAQMASAHMAEFGTTREQLSHVAVKNHGNGAKNPHAHLRFECSLEDAVAGPSVADPLNLYDCCPTSDGASAVIVASREAAEDLTDRPVRITGTGQASGRVGLFQRPTLTGIPATEQAARQAYDEADCGPEDIEFAEVHDCFSIAELLAYEDLGFCEKGEAGAYVERRATFPDGERPVNLSGGLKSKGHPIGATGTGQVVEVFKQLRGEAGDRQVDGLSRGLTHNVGGSGGSVVVHVYEGGWA, encoded by the coding sequence ATGCGAGACGTCTACGTCGTCGGGGCCGCCCAGTCGGACTTCGGGGCGTTCCCGGACGAATCCTATCGCTCGCTGTTCAAGACCGCGTTCGACGGCGCGGTCGACGCCGTGGACGGCGAGTTCGAGCGAGACCGTATCGACGAGGCCTACGTCGGCACCCTCGGCGTCGGCGGCCGACAGTTGGGACTGAGCGGGCCGGCCGTCACCGAGCACGTCGGCCTCGACGGCACCTCCTGTACGCGCGTCGAGAACGCCTGCGCCGCGAGCGGCGTCGCCCTCCGACAGGCCGTCCTCGCCGTCAGGGCGGGCGTCGCGGACGTCGCCCTCGCCGGCGGCGTCGAGGTGATGACCGACATGAGCGGCGAGCAGACGCGCTACTGGCTCGGCGTCAGCGGCGAGACGGAGTGGGAGCGCATGGCCGGCACCACCTTCTCGGGCGTGTACGCCCAGATGGCCTCCGCGCACATGGCCGAGTTCGGGACGACGCGCGAACAGCTCTCGCACGTCGCCGTGAAGAACCACGGCAACGGCGCGAAGAACCCCCACGCGCACCTCCGCTTCGAGTGCTCGCTGGAGGACGCGGTCGCCGGACCGTCGGTCGCCGACCCGCTCAACCTCTACGACTGCTGTCCGACCTCCGACGGGGCGAGCGCCGTCATCGTCGCCAGCCGCGAGGCGGCCGAGGACCTGACCGACCGGCCCGTGCGAATCACCGGAACCGGACAGGCGAGCGGCCGGGTCGGCCTCTTCCAGCGCCCGACGCTGACGGGCATCCCGGCGACCGAGCAGGCCGCACGGCAGGCCTACGACGAGGCCGACTGTGGCCCCGAGGACATCGAGTTCGCGGAGGTCCACGACTGCTTCTCCATCGCGGAACTGCTGGCGTACGAGGACCTCGGCTTCTGCGAGAAGGGCGAGGCCGGCGCGTACGTCGAGCGTCGCGCGACGTTCCCCGACGGCGAGCGTCCGGTGAACCTCTCGGGGGGGCTGAAGTCGAAGGGCCACCCCATCGGCGCCACCGGCACGGGCCAGGTGGTCGAGGTGTTCAAGCAGCTGCGCGGGGAGGCGGGCGACCGGCAGGTCGACGGCCTCTCGCGCGGCCTCACGCACAACGTGGGTGGGTCCGGCGGTTCCGTCGTCGTCCACGTCTACGAGGGGGGATGGGCGTGA
- a CDS encoding class I SAM-dependent methyltransferase, with product MDPEENRRGWAERSGAFSPAYYADIGPNEVSETLATVCQYYAPADAAVLEVGCSSGRHLAHLRDEGFEDLTGIDINADSFEVMADRYPRLAATGTFHTGAIEDVVPEFPDDAFDVVYSVETLQHIHPENARVFEELARVTGDLLITAENEGNSPRRGRTGAEVSCVDDDFPLYHRDWKGVFTGLGLAQLVREPTARDTVRVFRVP from the coding sequence ATGGACCCCGAGGAGAACCGCCGCGGCTGGGCCGAACGGTCGGGGGCGTTCTCGCCCGCGTACTACGCCGACATCGGCCCGAACGAGGTGAGCGAGACGCTCGCGACGGTCTGTCAGTACTACGCGCCCGCCGACGCCGCCGTCCTCGAAGTCGGCTGTAGCTCGGGACGGCACCTCGCGCACCTCCGCGACGAGGGGTTCGAGGACCTCACGGGTATCGACATCAACGCCGACTCCTTCGAGGTGATGGCCGACCGGTACCCCCGACTCGCCGCCACCGGGACGTTCCACACCGGCGCCATCGAGGACGTCGTGCCGGAGTTTCCCGACGACGCCTTCGACGTCGTCTACTCGGTCGAGACGCTCCAGCACATCCACCCCGAGAACGCCCGGGTCTTCGAGGAACTGGCCCGCGTGACGGGCGACCTGCTGATAACCGCCGAGAACGAGGGGAACAGCCCGCGGCGCGGTCGAACGGGTGCCGAGGTGAGCTGCGTCGACGACGACTTCCCGCTGTACCACCGCGACTGGAAGGGGGTGTTCACCGGACTCGGCCTCGCACAGCTCGTCCGCGAACCGACCGCACGCGACACCGTCCGGGTGTTCAGGGTCCCCTGA
- a CDS encoding 3-hydroxyacyl-CoA dehydrogenase family protein, with translation MHVTVIGAGSMGHGIAQVSAMAGHEVTLNDVDDERVRAGLEGVEANLAGGVERGKVTEAEREATLANLTGESDLTAAAAGADLVIEAVPEVMDLKTEVLGEAAAVAAEDALLASNTSSLSLTELASALPDPARVVGVHFFNPPHIMPLVEVVLAEQTAERTERRAVEYVEGLEKDAVVVRDSPGFASSRLGIALGLEAMRMVDEGVASVPDIDTAMREGYNHPMGPLMLTDLVGLDVRLDIAEYLRESFGERFRPPQVLRRKVAAGHLGKKSGEGFYVWEDGEAVGPSDEASR, from the coding sequence ATGCACGTCACGGTTATCGGAGCGGGGAGCATGGGCCACGGCATCGCCCAGGTGTCGGCGATGGCCGGCCACGAGGTGACGCTGAACGACGTGGACGACGAGCGGGTCCGGGCCGGACTCGAGGGCGTCGAAGCCAACCTGGCGGGGGGCGTCGAGCGGGGGAAGGTGACCGAGGCGGAGCGCGAGGCGACGCTCGCGAACCTCACGGGCGAGAGCGACCTGACCGCCGCGGCCGCGGGGGCCGACCTCGTGATAGAGGCGGTCCCGGAGGTGATGGACCTGAAGACGGAGGTGCTGGGCGAGGCGGCGGCGGTCGCCGCCGAGGACGCGCTGCTCGCGTCGAACACGTCCTCCCTGTCGCTGACGGAACTGGCGAGCGCGCTCCCCGACCCGGCCCGCGTGGTGGGCGTCCACTTCTTCAACCCGCCGCACATCATGCCGCTGGTCGAGGTAGTGCTGGCGGAACAGACCGCCGAGCGGACCGAACGCCGCGCCGTCGAGTACGTCGAGGGGCTGGAGAAGGACGCCGTCGTGGTGCGCGACAGCCCCGGCTTCGCCTCCTCCCGGCTGGGCATCGCGCTCGGACTGGAGGCGATGCGGATGGTCGACGAGGGCGTCGCGAGCGTCCCCGACATCGACACCGCGATGCGAGAGGGGTACAACCACCCGATGGGCCCGCTCATGCTCACCGACCTCGTCGGCCTCGACGTCCGCCTCGACATCGCGGAGTACCTCCGCGAGTCGTTCGGCGAGCGCTTCCGGCCCCCGCAGGTGCTCCGGCGGAAGGTCGCCGCCGGCCACCTCGGGAAGAAATCCGGGGAGGGGTTCTACGTCTGGGAGGACGGCGAGGCCGTCGGCCCCAGCGACGAGGCGAGTCGTTGA
- the rdfA gene encoding rod-determining factor RdfA yields MTDGTDVGDGESRGSPGPRVKVARLIDRHGLVGYGADLEARWTDPEDDWSLRGLATWFNTALVGAHLDEAGVPHTRRDPGETYRRLTDEDATEGERREVEARLVRDGVDVETLRDEFVSHQAVHTYLRKHRGASAPSVSDEEQLARDRERLERLRSRAVAVTEETVDRLQRTDRLTLGTFSAFVDVQVLCEGCGRQYEVSDLIEAGGCDCR; encoded by the coding sequence ATGACCGACGGAACGGACGTGGGCGACGGGGAGTCGCGGGGGAGTCCGGGACCGCGCGTGAAGGTCGCCCGCCTCATCGACCGACACGGCCTCGTCGGGTACGGCGCCGACCTGGAGGCGCGCTGGACCGACCCGGAGGACGACTGGAGCCTCCGCGGCCTGGCGACGTGGTTCAACACGGCGCTCGTCGGGGCGCACCTCGACGAGGCCGGCGTCCCGCACACGCGACGCGACCCCGGCGAGACGTACCGTCGGCTCACCGACGAGGACGCCACGGAGGGCGAACGGCGGGAGGTCGAGGCGCGACTGGTGCGCGACGGCGTCGACGTCGAGACACTTCGCGACGAGTTCGTGAGCCACCAGGCGGTCCACACCTACCTGCGCAAGCACCGCGGCGCGTCGGCGCCGTCGGTGAGCGACGAGGAGCAACTGGCCCGTGACCGCGAGCGCCTCGAACGCCTCCGGAGTCGGGCGGTCGCCGTCACCGAGGAGACCGTCGACCGCCTGCAGCGCACCGACCGCCTCACGCTCGGGACGTTCTCCGCGTTCGTCGACGTCCAGGTGCTCTGTGAGGGCTGCGGGCGCCAGTACGAGGTGAGCGACCTCATCGAGGCCGGCGGCTGCGACTGCCGGTGA